CGTGCCCGCCCTCGATCCCGGGCTCGCGGCGGCCCGCCGGACCGCCCGCAAGGAGCTGGCCCGGGCCTGACCCTCCGTGACAACCGACCGCTGTATCGCGACGGAACGCGACCGGGGCGGGAAAGTTACGACGGTTCACCCCTTTCGGTGGCGCGATGGACAACCGTCCGTCGCGCCACCGGCGTATCCGCTTACGGTCGTCCCGCTGCGAGTGGCCGTTTCAACGGCGGCCGCCCACAAGGGAGATCGGGGGTGTATTCGTGCGGATCGGACTGCTCACCGACGGTGGCTATCCGTATGCGACCGGTGAATCCAGACTCTGGTGCGACCGGCTGGTGCGCGGGCTGCCGCAACACGAGTTCGACCTGTTCGCCCTGAGCCGCTCCGCCCACCAGGAGGACCAGGGCTGGGTACGGCTGCCGCCCCAGGTCAGCCGGGTGCGCACCGCGCCGCTGTGGACCCCCGAGGACGGCACCCTGCGCGGCAGCGGCGAACGCGGCCTGCTGGCCCGGCTGGTGACCGGGGGCGAACAGTCCTACGGGCGGCGCGACCGCAGGCGCTTCACCGACCGCCTCACCGCCCTCGCCACCGCGATCTGCACCCCCGACGAGGCCGGTACGGAAGCGGGCGAGGGACCCGGCGCGCAGCTGTTCGCCGAAGGGCTCTACGGCCTCGCCGAGCTGGCCCGCGAACGCGGCGGACTCCATCTCGCCCTGCGCTCCGAGGGCACCGTGCGGATCCTGGAGGCGGTCTCCCGCGCCCGCGGCACCGGTCGCACCGTGCAGAACGCCACCGTCCCCGACCTCCTGGCCTTCGCCGCCGAGCTGGAACGCGCGCTGCGCCCGCTCTCGCTGGACTGGTACGACCAGGAGAGCCTCGGCGCGGTCGACCTCTGCCATGCGGCGTCCGGCGGGGCGGCCGCCCTCCCGGGGCTCCTGGCCAAACGCTTCTTCGGGGTGCCGCTGCTGGTCACCGAGCACGGCGTCCCGCTGCGCGCGCACTACCTGTCCGCCGCCGACTCCCCGTACGGCACCCCGGTGCGCGCCCTCCTCGCCGGATTCCACGGCCGCCTCGCCACCGAGGTCTACCGGCAGGCCGCGATCGTCACCCCCGGCAACACCCACGTCCGCCGCTGGCAGCGGCGCTGCGGAGCGGACCCCGCCCAGCAGCGCACGGTCTACCCGGGCATGGCGGCCGAGCGCTTCGGCCGGGTCGGCGAGGACGCCGAACGCCTCGGCGCGGCCGGCGAGGACGACGGCGCGGGCGGCCCCGGCACCCTGGTCTGGGTCGGCCGGATCGAGCCCTCCAAGGACCTGATCGCCCTCCTCCACGCCTTCGCCGAGGTCCGCCGCGCCGAGCCCGGCGCCCGGCTGCGCGTCTTCGGCGCCCCGGCGGACGGCGAGGAGGCCGCCACCTACCTCGCCCACTGCGAGGCCCTGGCCGCCCAGCTCTTCCCCGACGAGGCCACCGGCGCGCACACCGAGGGCGTCGGCCCGGTCACCTTCGAGGAGATCGGCGGCCCCGAGATCCCCGGCCTCGCCGAGGCCTACGCGGCGGGCGGCGTCATCGTGCTGTCCAGCGTCGTCGAGGGCTTCCCGGTCAGCCTCGTCGAAGCCATGTTCTGCGGCCGGGCCACCGTCTCCACCGACGTGGGCGCGGTCGTCGAAGTCATCGGCGGCACCGGCCTGGTGGTGCCCCCGCGCAATCCCAAGGCGCTCGCCGACGCCTGCGTCGCGCTGCTGCGCGACCCCGAGCGTCGAGCACGACTGGGGGCCGCCGCAAGGGCCCGCGCCCTCGAACTCTTCACCGTCGAACAGAACCTCGCGGCATTTCGCGGCATTTACCTGGAGCTGATCTCGCACACACCGGTGCGCCGCGAGGCCGACACGGTGGACGCCCACGGTGCCCCGCTGCCCTTCGCCACCCCGCCCGAAGCACGCCTCCTCGGCCACTGGACCCGGCCCGGGCCGCACCTGCGGCCGCAGCCGGACCCGGACCGGGCAGCCGCCGTGCCGTGCCGGGCAGCCGAGCCCGGGGCCCGGCTGCCGGACCGGCCCGGCGGGCCCGAGCCGCAGCACACGCGGCGGCCGGAGCCCGAGGGCGTCTGCGCGGTCGCGGCCGGACCGGCGGGAGACGGCGATGCGTGACCACCCGACCCCGCGCGGACCGGCTCCGCACGGACCACCTCTGCATGGACCGGTCCTCCATGGACCGGTCCTCCCTCGGCCGAGCTTCCACGAACCGGGCCTCCCCGCGCACGGAGACCACCCCGGCCCCGGAGGCCGCCCCGACCACGGAGACCACCCGATGACCCGTCCGGACGATCCGGCGCCCCCCGCCGCCGCCCCGGAACGCCCCGTGTCCGGCCCGCCGCGCCCCGCGGAGATCCGGCCCCGCGCCACGGCGCGCCGGGCGCCGGGGGCCACCGCCCGCCGGGGCCCGGCCGACCCGGTGAAGTCCCTCCTCCACGCCCACCGCGACCTGTGCGCACGGGCTGTGGACCCGCTGGAGATCGCCGCCGGGCTGGAAGCGCACGGCCTCACCGACCGCACCGCCACCCGCTACCGCCACCGGGACGTCTTCGCCCTCGCCGAGGAGCTGTACGCCCGTATGCCGCCCCGTGCGCCGGACCCCGGCGCGGGCCCGCCCCCGGGCCCCGGACCCGACACCGACGCACGGGCCGCCTGGACGCTCCTCGCCCTGCTCCCCGGAGCCGCGTGCCTGGCGACCGCCGGGGTGCTCCGGGTCACCGAGGACGTCCTCGGTGACGGGACGCGGGCCCTCGTCACCGTCGTCGGCGCCGTCCTGGCCTGCCTGGCGCTCCGGGCGTGCCTGGGCCGCGGCCCCCTGCGGGCCCCCGAAGGGGCGGGCCCCGCCGGGATGTACGGCTGCTGGCTGCTGAGCTACGCGGTGTACGGCGAGGAACTGCTCGCCCAGGTCATGACCGGTGGCCCCGACGGTCCGTGGGACGGCACCCCCGCCCCGCTGCTCGGCCTCGCCGCCGCCGTCGCCCCGGCCGCGTGGTGCGCCCACCTCTTCACCGTCCACGCCCACCGCAAGCTGACCGGCAGCCGCGCCCTGGAGGAGTTCGGCGCGGGCGTACGCCCCCTGCTCCTGGCGGCCGTCACCCTCTTCCTCGGCGCGTTGCTGCCCCTGCTGCACCTGGCCGGCCTCGGCCTCGGCGGAGGCGGCACGCCCGTCGCGGCCGCCGCCCTCGGGGTGCTGTTCTTCGTGGCCCGGCTGCTCGCCGCGCACGGACAGCCCGAGCCGGGCACCGTCGCGCTCGCCGCCGCCTGCGCCGTCGAGGCCGGCGCCCCGGCCCTCGTCCTCGCCGCCCGGCTCCCCGGACTCGAACCCCTCGCCCGGCCCGTGAACGCCCTCGTCTCGGCGGGCGGGACCGGAGCCGTGCCCGCCCTCGCCTGCGGCGGGGCCGCGGCAGGCCTGCTGCTGTACGCGGCCTTCGCGCTCTCCCGGGCCTCCGCCCACACCCGGACCTGAGGCGGGCCCCACCGACGTACCACCGCACGACCCACCGCACGTCCCACCTCCGCACCACTTCCGACCACCGCTGAAAGCGCTCCACCCGCTCCACCGCACCACTCCCGCGGGGCCGACGCCGCGGGCCGCCAGGCACCGTACGAACAGAACGAGGAGAAACCCGCCATGACCCCCCAATCCCCCGCACCGGCAGTCAGCCGTCGGCACCGAGGCGGTGCGCGATGAGGGTGCTGCTGCTCGGAGCCAACGGATTCCTCGGCCGCTTCGTCGCCGACCGTCTGCTGGCCGACCCGGCCGTCCACCTCACGGCGCTCGGCCGCGGCGACGACGCCGACGTCCGGTTCGACCTCGCGGGCGGCAGCCCCGGGGCGCTCACCCGCTTCCTGGACGCCGTCCACCCCGGAGTCGTCGTCAACTGCGCGGGCGCCACGCGCGGCGGGGCCCGCGATCTCACCCGGCACAACACCGTCGCCGTCGCCACCGTCTGCGAGGCGCTGCGCCGCAGCGGCTGCGGGGCGCGGCTCGTCCAGGTCGGCTGTGCCTCGGAGTACGGGCCCTCGCAGCCCGGGTCCTCCACCGCCGAGGACGCGGTCCCGCGCCCCGGCGGCCCGTACGGCGTCAGCAAGCTCGCCGCGACCGAACTGGTCCTCGGCTCCGGCCTCGACGCCGTCGTCCTGCGGGTCTTCTCGCCCGTCGGGCCCGGCACCCCGGCCGGCTCCCCGCTCGGCCGGCTCGCCGAGGCGATGCGCCGGGCCATGCAGTCCGGCGACGGCGAGCTGAAGCTCAGCGGCCTCGGCGTGCAGCGGGACTTCGTCGACGTACGGGACGTGGCGCGGGCCGTCCACGCCGCCTCGCTCTCCGCCGCCCAGGGCGTCGTCAACATCGGCACCGGGCGGGCCGTCCGCCTGCGTGACGCCGCCTCCGTCCTGGCGAGAGTCGCCGGGTACGCGGGCGCGCTCCACGAGTTGGACACGCCCCCCGCGCGCCTGCCCATCGGTGCCCCGCGCACCTCCGCCGAATCCGTCATGGAGCACCTCTCCGCCACCCCGTCGCCCTATCCCGACGGCTGCGGAGCCTGGCAGCAGGCCGACGTCCGCACCGCGCGGGACCGGCTCGGCTGGCGGCCCCGGATCAATCTGGAGGAATCCCTCGCGGACATCTGGATGGAGGCCGCGTGCCGCATTTGACTGCTTTTGCCGCCGCCCGCCGCACCGCGGGCGGCGAACAGCTCGGCTTCGGCGTCCCCGGCTACGCCCACCCCCTGCTCGCCCCCGCCGAATGGGCCGAGCTGGTCCGCCCCGGCACGCCGCTGCACTGGGCCGTCCTCAACATCGCGGACGGCCCCGGCTCCCGGCCCGACCCGCACTGCCTGGAGGCGGCGGGCAGGCTGCGCAACGCCCGCGAACGGGCCCTGCACGGCTGCTCCCCGGACGACGCCGTCCGGGCCTCCGGCGGCAGGCTGCTCGGCCATCTCGACCTGGCCCGGGGCGAGCGGCCGTTCGAGGAGCTGATCGCGGACGCCCGGTCCTTCATCGACTGGTACCGGATCAGCGGCTTCTACCTCGCCCGGTGTCCCACCGAGCGGGCCGGGCTGCCGGCCGTGCGCCGGCTCACCGGTACGCTCCACGCCCTGCTGGCGGAGAGCGACAGCGCCGACGACGGGGGCCGCCTGGTGCTGGGCCACGGCACTCACCCGTATCCGGGGTACGCGGAGGCGGCGGACCAGCTGGTCACCTTCCAGGGCCCCTGGACCGACTACCGCTGGTCACAGGTGGCCGAGTGGACCGCCGACTATCCGCCGGAGCGGTTCGCCCACTTCGTCCACGGGGTGCCGCGCACCCATCTGGAGGAGGCCATGCGCATCGCCCGCTGGCAGGGCGCCGGGACGATCTTCTTCACCGACCGGACCGACCGGACCGACCGGACCGACCGGACCGACCGGACCGACCGGACCGACCGGACCGACCTGGACGAGCGAAGCGGACAAAGCGACCCATTCGCCGCGCTGCCCAGGTACTGGGACGAAATCGTCTCGCGGATCGGACCGGGTATCTCGGAATGAGAAGGGGCGTGGCAGTGTTACGGGGAGAACAACCGTACGTAGTCGACCGTAAGAAGCCGGTCTACGTAGAATCCGACCACCTGCATTGTTGAGGTTCCTGTGTCGCTGCCACCCCTGGTCGAGCCAGCTGCTGAGCTCACCGTCGACGAGGTCCGCAGGTACTCCCGCCACCTGATCATCCCGGATGTCGGGATGGACGGACAGAAGCGCCTGAAGAACGCCAAGGTGCTGTGTGTCGGCGCCGGCGGCCTCGGCTCGCCGGCCCTGATGTACCTGGCCGCGGCCGGTGTCGGCACGCTCGGCATCGTGGAGTTCGACGAGGTCGACGAGTCGAACCTGCAGCGCCAGATCATCCACAGCCAGGCCGACATCGGCCGGTCCAAGGCGGAGTCCGCCAAGGACTCGGTGCTGGGCATCAATCCGTACGTCAACGTGGTCCTTCACGAAGAGCGGCTCGAAGCCGAGAACGTGATGGAGATCTTCGCGCAGTACGACCTGATCGTGGACGGCACGGACAACTTCGCCACCCGCTATCTCGTCAACGACGCCGCGGTGCTGCTGAACAAGCCGTACGTCTGGGGCTCGATCTACCGCTTCGACGGCCAGGCCTCCGTGTTCTGGTCCGAGCACGGGCCCTGCTACCGCTGCCTCTACCCCGAGCCCCCGCCGCCGGGCATGGTCCCCTCCTGCGCCGAGGGCGGCGTGCTGGGCGTGCTCTGCGCGTCCGTCGGCTCCATCCAGGTCACCGAGGCCATCAAGCTGCTCGCCGGGGTCGGCGACCCGCTGGTCGGCCGCCTGATGATCTACGACGCCCTGGAGATGCAGTACCGCCAGGTCAAGGTCCGCAAGGACCCCGACTGCGCGGTCTGCGGCGAGAACCCCACCGTCACCGAGCTCATCGACTACGAGGCCTTCTGCGGCGTCGTGTCCGAGGAGGCGCAGGAGGCGGCGCTCGGCGCGACGATCACTCCCAAGCAGCTCAAGGAGTGGATCGACGGCGACGAGAAGATCGAGATCATCGACGTCCGCGAGAAGAACGAGTACGAGATCGTCTCGATCCCCGGCGCGAAGCTGATCCCGAAGAACGAGTTCCTCATGGGCACCGCCCTCCAGGACCTCCCGCAGGACCGGCGCATCGTCCTGCACTGCAAGACGGGCGTCCGCAGCGCCGAGGTCCTCGCGGTCCTCAAGTCCGCGGGCTTCGCCGACGCGGTGCACGTCGGCGGCGGCGTGATCGGCTGGGTCAACCAGATCGAGCCGGAGAAGCCGGTCTACTAGAGCGTTCCGTACCGCAGCCGTACGTACGGAAGGGGCCGGTCCGCGCACGCGCGGGCCGGTCCCTTCCGCGTGCCCGGACTCCCGGGCCCTCCTACGAACAGGTCGTGCCGTCCTCCGGGACCTTCCCGTCCAGGAAATAGGCGTCGGTCGTCGAGGTCACGCAGTCGTTGCCGCCGTAGGCCCCGTGCCCCTCGCCCTTGTTGGTCAGCAGGATGCCGACGCCCTCGCCCAGCTCGTCCGCCATCCGCCGCGCCCCCTCGTACGGGGTCGCCGGGTCGCCGGTCGTCCCGACGACCAGGATCGGGCCCGCACCCGGCGCGCTGGTCTCCGGCGTCTCGTTCTCCCCCTCGACCGGCCACTGGGCGCACCAGCCCGCGGTGTCCCAGGCCAGGAACGGGCCGAAGACCGGTGACAGCTTCCGGAACTCCGGCAGCAGCGCACGGGCCTCGTCCACGGTGGGACGGGACGTGGAGTCGGCGCAGGAGATCGCCCGCTGGGAGTGGCTCTGGGTGTCGTAACGCCCCTGCCCGTCGCGGCCGTTGTACGAGTCGGCGAGCCGGAGCAGGCCGGTGCCCGTGCCGTTGTTCTCCGCCTCGTCGAGCGCGGCCGTCAGGGCGGGCCAGCTCGACTCGGAGTAGAGCGGGGCGACGATGCCGGTGATGGCGAGCGACTCGCTCAGCTCGCGGCCCGAGTCGGTCGGCAGCGGGCTCCGGTCGATGCGGGCCAGCAGCCGGGCGATGCGCTCGGAGCCCGCCTCCGGGTCCTGGCCGCGGTCCTTGAGGTAGTTCTCCAGGGCGCGCTGGAAGCCCGTGGTCTGGTTCCGGGCGTGCCCGGTCCCGTCGGCCGTCGGGTCGACGACCGCGTCCAGCACGGTGCGTCCCACCCGGTGCGGGAAGAGGTGCGCGTAGGTACCGCCCAGCTCCGTACCGTAGGAGAAGCCGAAGTAGGACAGCTTCTCGTCGCCCAGGACCTCGCGGATCAGGTCCAGGTCGCGGGCGGCGGCGACCGTGCCGACGTGTGGCAGGACCGCGCCCGAGCGGCGCTCGCAGCCGGCGCCGAAGTCGGCGGCGTCCTCGATGAACGCGGCCTCCTCCGCCGCCGTGTCCGGAGTCGCGTCGACGCTCCGGTGGGCCTGCTCCTGCTCCTTGTCGGTGCGGCAGCGCACCCCGGAGCTGGCCCAGACCCCACGCGGATCGAAACTCACCAGGTCGTAGCGGGAGTTGAGCTTCGCGTACGCGTCGGCCGAGCGAGGCAGCGCCCCGACGCCGGATCCGCCGGGCCCGCCGAAGTTGAACAGCAGCGAACCGAGCCGACGCCCCTTGTCGCGGGCCTGCTTGCGGACCAGCGCGACGGAGAGCGTCTCGCCCGACGGCTCCGCGTAGTCCAGCGGTACGTCCACACGCGCGCAACGCCAGGCGGAACCGGGGGCCTCGCCGCCCCGCGGGGCCGGACAGCGCTTCCAGTCGAGGCGCTGCGAGGTGAGGGAGGAGGGCGGCTCCGGCACCCCGGGGGAGTCCTGGAGGCCGGTCGGCGTGGGCGCGGGCGCGGCGGAGGCGTCGCCGGGGCGGCCGTCGGCGGGCTCGCTCGCCTCCGGCTCCGAGCTCGACAGGCCGCAGCCGGCGAGCAGTCCGGCCGCGAGGAGAGCCGCTCCTGTCCTGACGGCGGCCCGCTGGGCACGACGGTGCGCACACATGATCCGGCTTCCTTCCCCTGGGCGGGGCGTCAGGTCGGTCAGGGTCGGGTCCGCGACGCCCTCTGGCCCGAAGCCGGTGGTGACACCTCGGGCGGCAGTGATGTGCGGCCATGCTAACCGCCGTACATGACAAGGGAGTCGGGGGCCGCTGTCACCCGCAGACGGCGCCGGACTTCGGCACCGTACCGTTCAACAGATAGCCGTCGACCGCTCGTTGCACACACGCGTCCTTGCTGTTGTACGCCCCGTGTCCCTCGCCCTCGTAGGTCAGCTCGACGCCGACGCCCTCGCCCAGCTTCTCCACCATCGCCTTCGCGCCCGCGTACGGGGTCGCCGGGTCACCGGTGTTGCCGATGACCAGGATCGGGTCGGAGCCGGGGGCAGCGACGTCCGGGGTCTTCCAGGCGCCCGCCACCGGCCAGCCGGTGCAGCTCATCAGGCCCCAGCCCAGATAGTCCCCGAACAGCGGGGACGCCTTGCGGAACGCGGGCAGCGCAGCCTTCGTCTGCTCCAGGGAGAACCGCTGCTCGTTGTCCGCGCAGTTGATGGAGATGTTGGCGGCGTTGGAGTTGTCGTACCGCCCGTCCTCCGCGCGGCCGTTCAGCGAATCGGCCAGCGCGAGGAGCAGCCCGCCGTTTCCGCCGCCCGCCTCGTCCAGTCCCTGTTCCAGCAGCGGCCACGTCTCCTTGGAGTAGAGCGCGGACGCGATGCCGGTGGTGGCGAGCGTCTGCGTCAGCGCCCGGTCGCCGAGCCCGTCGATCGGCTCCTCCTCCAGCTCGGCCAGCAGATCGGCGATGCCCTGCTCGACCTCCTGCTGGGTGGCTCCGGGCAGCGCGCATTCGTCGCGTTCCGCGCAGTCCTTCGTGAAGTTGTCCAGGGCCAGCTGGAAGCCCTGGGCCTGGCCGATGGAGGACTGCTCGGCGTCCTTCGTGGGGTCGACGACCGCGTCGAACACCGCCCGGCCGACCTTGTCCGGGAAGAGGTGGGCGTAGACGCCGCCCAGCTCCGTGCCGTACGAGATGCCGAAGTAGTGCAGCTTGTCGTCGCCCAGCACCGTGCGCATCAGGTCCATGTCGCGGGCGGCGTTCGTCGTGCCCACGAAGGGGAGTTCGGAGCCGGAGTTCTCCTCGCAGTCCGCGATGAAGTCCTTCTGCCCCTGGACGAACTGCTTCTCCTCGGCCGCGTCGTCCGGGGTGGAGTCCTCCTGGTAGAAGGCGTCGAGCTGGGCGTCGTCCGCGCACTCGACGCCCTCGCTGCGACCGACCCCGCGCGGGTCGAAGCTCACCAGGTCGTACCGGGTGCGGAGCTTGTCGTACTCGGTGCCGAACGCGGGCAGCGTCGCGACGCCGGACGCGCCGGGCCCGCCGAAGTTGAACACCAGCGAGCCGATCCGCCGCTTCTGCTCCTTGGCCCTGCCCCGCACCAGCGCCAGCTCGATCGTGCGGCCGTCCGGCTCCGCGTAGTCGAGGGGCACGTCCATGAAGGAGCACTCCCACACCACGCCGCCGGGCAGCGGGGACGGTGACTCGCCCCCGCCCTGGGCCGAGTTCGGAGGCGGACACGGGGACCAGTCGAGCTGCTGCGACGCCAGGTCCTCGGGGGTGGAGGACGGCGAGGCGGTCGAGGCCCCGGTGGGGGTCGAGCCTCCCTCCCCGTCACCGTCGTCCGAACAGGCGGCCAGCGGCAGCAGCACGGTGGCGGTGGCGGCGAGGGCGGCGGCACGCAGAGCGGGGGAAGTCCTCATGCCCCCATCGTGCGGCGGGGCGCCGGGGAGCGCGGCCGGGCGCGGTCCATGCGGGTGGCGGAAGGCCCGCAGCCGCCGCCGCGCCCCGGCTCGGCTACAGCTCGCCCTTGCGGGTGAGCTGGTTGAAGCAGATCCACCCCGGCAGCACCGGCAGCCACAGCGTCATCACGCGGTACAGCAGGACCGCGGGCGCCGCGACCTCCGCCGGCAGGCCGACCGCGATCAGGCCCAGCGTCAGCGCACCCTCGACCGCGCCCATCCCGCCCGGCGTCGGGGCCGCCGAGCCGATCGCGTTCCCCGCCAGGAAGACCACCGCGATGCTCGCGTAGCTCAGCTGGGGGACGCCCGGGCCGCTGAACGCCCGGATCGAGGCGTCCAGGCAGAGCACGAACAGACCGGTCAGCAGCAGCATGCCGCTGATGCCGGTGAGCAGCTTCTGCGGCCGCTGCACCACGTCCAGCATGCGCGGCACGACCCCCGCGAACAGCGAGCGCACCCGGGTCACCACGAACTTCCGCAGGAACGGGATCGCCGTCACCACCAGCACCAGCACCGCGACCGTCAGCAGACCGGCGATCACCGTCCGGGACGGGGTCAGCGAGTCCGGGGTCCGCTCCGTGCCGGTGAGATAGCCGAACAGCGCCAGCAGCATGATGTGGGCGCCGAGCCCGAAGAGCTGCGAGGCCCCGACGCTCGCCACCGCGAGCCCGGGGCGCACCCCGGCGCGCTGGAGGAAGCGGGTGTTCAGCGCCACGCCCCCGATGGCGGCCGGCGCGACGATCTTCACGAAGGAGCCGGCCACCTGCGCCTGCACCGTCTTGCGGAACGGCACCCGCTCCGGCACGAAGCCCAGCAGGCTCATCGCCGCCGCCACGTAGCTCAGCGCCGAGAATCCGAGGGCGGCCGCCACCCAGCCCCACTCCGCCTGCTCCACGACCACCCCGAAGTTGGCCTGGGTGACCTGCGAGATCAGGAAGTACGCGGCGATGGCCCCGGCGATGAAGCTGAACAGGGTGCGCGGTTTGATGCGCTCCAGGCGGACCGGTTCGACCGGGGCCTGCGGGCGGATCAGCAGCACCTGACGGCGGATCTGGGCGAGCAGATCCTCCTCGCGGGCCTCCTCCAGCGCGTCGTCGATGGCGCGCTTCTCGGCCTGCTTCTCGGTCCGCAGCGACTTGCGCTCCGCCTTCTGCTCGGCCTTCGGGTCCGCGCCGTGATCCGGGAGAGCACCCCCGGCGGATTCCGCGGCGGCCTGCGCCTTCGCCTGCTTGGCCGCCTGCGAGGCCTCCACCACCGCCTCCCGCTCACGCTGCGAACGCTCGCGGGCGATCCGGCGCAGCGTCGCCCGGGTGGAGCGGCTCAGCGCGATCGGCTGGAGCAGCGGCAGGCAGTCCGCCACCGCGTCCGGGCCGAGCACGGCCAGCGCCCCGGCGACCGACCGCTCGGCCCCCACCCGCAGCCCCAGCGTGGTCAGCAGCTGGGCCACGTCCATCCGCAGCACCAGATCACCGGCGGCGATCTCGCCGCCGCGCAGA
The nucleotide sequence above comes from Streptomyces sp. NBC_01116. Encoded proteins:
- a CDS encoding lysylphosphatidylglycerol synthase domain-containing protein, which encodes MQPPKAADASDAGERPQGDPEPSRAARSATGAPLADGPTTSTTGHLAGSTPASAEAALTDRVSGDEPLLPARVHRPSDLMRLLIGVLAIAVLFSIAAFAQGTTTGLEDDISKGTEQAPDLLIKIAGLVSSIAVLLVPVAFAIERLIKRDGLRIADGVLAAVLAHGVTLATDLWVSRSAPGTIQDALTQPQTAGGLTDPVHGYLAPVIAYMTAVGMARRPRWRVVLWVVLLLDAFAMLVGGYTTPFSIILTVLIGWSVAYGTLYAVGSPNVRPTGQHLMAGLRHVGFHPVAAMRTEDAPDHADQNDRGRRYLVTLEDGPPLDVTVVDREQQAQGFFYRAWRRLTLRGITQRRSIQSLRQALEQEALLAYAAIAAGANAPKLIATSELGPDAVMLVYEHIGGRTLDSMEDEEITDDLVRGTWRQVKALQSRRIAHRRLTGDALLVDRSGRAFVTDLRGGEIAAGDLVLRMDVAQLLTTLGLRVGAERSVAGALAVLGPDAVADCLPLLQPIALSRSTRATLRRIARERSQREREAVVEASQAAKQAKAQAAAESAGGALPDHGADPKAEQKAERKSLRTEKQAEKRAIDDALEEAREEDLLAQIRRQVLLIRPQAPVEPVRLERIKPRTLFSFIAGAIAAYFLISQVTQANFGVVVEQAEWGWVAAALGFSALSYVAAAMSLLGFVPERVPFRKTVQAQVAGSFVKIVAPAAIGGVALNTRFLQRAGVRPGLAVASVGASQLFGLGAHIMLLALFGYLTGTERTPDSLTPSRTVIAGLLTVAVLVLVVTAIPFLRKFVVTRVRSLFAGVVPRMLDVVQRPQKLLTGISGMLLLTGLFVLCLDASIRAFSGPGVPQLSYASIAVVFLAGNAIGSAAPTPGGMGAVEGALTLGLIAVGLPAEVAAPAVLLYRVMTLWLPVLPGWICFNQLTRKGEL
- a CDS encoding alpha/beta hydrolase, translated to MCAHRRAQRAAVRTGAALLAAGLLAGCGLSSSEPEASEPADGRPGDASAAPAPTPTGLQDSPGVPEPPSSLTSQRLDWKRCPAPRGGEAPGSAWRCARVDVPLDYAEPSGETLSVALVRKQARDKGRRLGSLLFNFGGPGGSGVGALPRSADAYAKLNSRYDLVSFDPRGVWASSGVRCRTDKEQEQAHRSVDATPDTAAEEAAFIEDAADFGAGCERRSGAVLPHVGTVAAARDLDLIREVLGDEKLSYFGFSYGTELGGTYAHLFPHRVGRTVLDAVVDPTADGTGHARNQTTGFQRALENYLKDRGQDPEAGSERIARLLARIDRSPLPTDSGRELSESLAITGIVAPLYSESSWPALTAALDEAENNGTGTGLLRLADSYNGRDGQGRYDTQSHSQRAISCADSTSRPTVDEARALLPEFRKLSPVFGPFLAWDTAGWCAQWPVEGENETPETSAPGAGPILVVGTTGDPATPYEGARRMADELGEGVGILLTNKGEGHGAYGGNDCVTSTTDAYFLDGKVPEDGTTCS
- a CDS encoding NAD-dependent epimerase/dehydratase family protein; translated protein: MRVLLLGANGFLGRFVADRLLADPAVHLTALGRGDDADVRFDLAGGSPGALTRFLDAVHPGVVVNCAGATRGGARDLTRHNTVAVATVCEALRRSGCGARLVQVGCASEYGPSQPGSSTAEDAVPRPGGPYGVSKLAATELVLGSGLDAVVLRVFSPVGPGTPAGSPLGRLAEAMRRAMQSGDGELKLSGLGVQRDFVDVRDVARAVHAASLSAAQGVVNIGTGRAVRLRDAASVLARVAGYAGALHELDTPPARLPIGAPRTSAESVMEHLSATPSPYPDGCGAWQQADVRTARDRLGWRPRINLEESLADIWMEAACRI
- a CDS encoding alpha/beta hydrolase; the encoded protein is MRTSPALRAAALAATATVLLPLAACSDDGDGEGGSTPTGASTASPSSTPEDLASQQLDWSPCPPPNSAQGGGESPSPLPGGVVWECSFMDVPLDYAEPDGRTIELALVRGRAKEQKRRIGSLVFNFGGPGASGVATLPAFGTEYDKLRTRYDLVSFDPRGVGRSEGVECADDAQLDAFYQEDSTPDDAAEEKQFVQGQKDFIADCEENSGSELPFVGTTNAARDMDLMRTVLGDDKLHYFGISYGTELGGVYAHLFPDKVGRAVFDAVVDPTKDAEQSSIGQAQGFQLALDNFTKDCAERDECALPGATQQEVEQGIADLLAELEEEPIDGLGDRALTQTLATTGIASALYSKETWPLLEQGLDEAGGGNGGLLLALADSLNGRAEDGRYDNSNAANISINCADNEQRFSLEQTKAALPAFRKASPLFGDYLGWGLMSCTGWPVAGAWKTPDVAAPGSDPILVIGNTGDPATPYAGAKAMVEKLGEGVGVELTYEGEGHGAYNSKDACVQRAVDGYLLNGTVPKSGAVCG
- a CDS encoding DUF3492 domain-containing protein, which encodes MRIGLLTDGGYPYATGESRLWCDRLVRGLPQHEFDLFALSRSAHQEDQGWVRLPPQVSRVRTAPLWTPEDGTLRGSGERGLLARLVTGGEQSYGRRDRRRFTDRLTALATAICTPDEAGTEAGEGPGAQLFAEGLYGLAELARERGGLHLALRSEGTVRILEAVSRARGTGRTVQNATVPDLLAFAAELERALRPLSLDWYDQESLGAVDLCHAASGGAAALPGLLAKRFFGVPLLVTEHGVPLRAHYLSAADSPYGTPVRALLAGFHGRLATEVYRQAAIVTPGNTHVRRWQRRCGADPAQQRTVYPGMAAERFGRVGEDAERLGAAGEDDGAGGPGTLVWVGRIEPSKDLIALLHAFAEVRRAEPGARLRVFGAPADGEEAATYLAHCEALAAQLFPDEATGAHTEGVGPVTFEEIGGPEIPGLAEAYAAGGVIVLSSVVEGFPVSLVEAMFCGRATVSTDVGAVVEVIGGTGLVVPPRNPKALADACVALLRDPERRARLGAAARARALELFTVEQNLAAFRGIYLELISHTPVRREADTVDAHGAPLPFATPPEARLLGHWTRPGPHLRPQPDPDRAAAVPCRAAEPGARLPDRPGGPEPQHTRRPEPEGVCAVAAGPAGDGDA
- a CDS encoding spherulation-specific family 4 protein, whose translation is MPHLTAFAAARRTAGGEQLGFGVPGYAHPLLAPAEWAELVRPGTPLHWAVLNIADGPGSRPDPHCLEAAGRLRNARERALHGCSPDDAVRASGGRLLGHLDLARGERPFEELIADARSFIDWYRISGFYLARCPTERAGLPAVRRLTGTLHALLAESDSADDGGRLVLGHGTHPYPGYAEAADQLVTFQGPWTDYRWSQVAEWTADYPPERFAHFVHGVPRTHLEEAMRIARWQGAGTIFFTDRTDRTDRTDRTDRTDRTDRTDLDERSGQSDPFAALPRYWDEIVSRIGPGISE
- the moeZ gene encoding adenylyltransferase/sulfurtransferase MoeZ; this translates as MSLPPLVEPAAELTVDEVRRYSRHLIIPDVGMDGQKRLKNAKVLCVGAGGLGSPALMYLAAAGVGTLGIVEFDEVDESNLQRQIIHSQADIGRSKAESAKDSVLGINPYVNVVLHEERLEAENVMEIFAQYDLIVDGTDNFATRYLVNDAAVLLNKPYVWGSIYRFDGQASVFWSEHGPCYRCLYPEPPPPGMVPSCAEGGVLGVLCASVGSIQVTEAIKLLAGVGDPLVGRLMIYDALEMQYRQVKVRKDPDCAVCGENPTVTELIDYEAFCGVVSEEAQEAALGATITPKQLKEWIDGDEKIEIIDVREKNEYEIVSIPGAKLIPKNEFLMGTALQDLPQDRRIVLHCKTGVRSAEVLAVLKSAGFADAVHVGGGVIGWVNQIEPEKPVY